In Gossypium arboreum isolate Shixiya-1 chromosome 6, ASM2569848v2, whole genome shotgun sequence, the following are encoded in one genomic region:
- the LOC108458160 gene encoding phosphatidylinositol/phosphatidylcholine transfer protein SFH3-like isoform X1, with protein MGIVSQEAILELQALMDSVEEPLNITFQNVHQGFRAETLVRFLKAREWNVAKAHKMLVDCLHWRVQNTIDDMLAKPIVPSELYGAVRDSQLIGMSGYSREGLPVFAIGVGLSTFDKASVHYYVQSHIQINEYRDRVILPSASKKHGRPITTCIKVLDMTGLKLSALSKIKLLTIISTIDDLNYPEKTNTYYIVNAPYIFSACWKQVVKPLLQERTRKKIQVLPGCGRDELLKIMDIASLPHFCRKDGSGSSRNSENENCFSLDHPFHQQLYNYIKQQSLITEPAQPIKQGSFHVDLPEPAAEETEIAKSLESELQKFEKGNMLSKSTDGIKTDDD; from the exons ATGGGGATCGTTTCTCAGGAAGCCATCCTTGAGTTGCAGGCATTGATGGATTCAG TCGAAGAGCCTCTCAACATTACATTTCAG AATGTCCATCAAGGTTTTAGAGCTGAAACATTGGTGCGGTTTCTAAAAGCAAGAGAATGGAATGTTGCCAAAGCCCATAAAATG TTGGTGGACTGCTTGCATTGGAGGGTGCAGAATACCATTGACGATATGTTAGCA AAACCCATTGTTCCTTCAGAACTTTATGGAGCAGTGCGTGATTCACAGCTCATAGGAATGTCTGGCTACTCAAGAGAG GGTCTTCCTGTCTTTGCTATTGGTGTGGGGCTTAGCACGTTTGACAAAGCATCT GTTCACTACTATGTGCAATCACATATTCAAATCAATGAATATCGGGATCGTGTAATTCTG CCTTCTGCGTCTAAAAAGCATGGGCGACCTATAACCACCTGTATAAAAGTATTAGATATGACTGGCCTGAAGCTTTCAGCACTGAGCAAAATAAAG TTGTTGACAATCATCTCCACAATTGATGACTTGAACTACCCAGAGAAGACAAATACATATTACATTGTAAATGCGCCATATATTTTCTCTGCTTGTTGGAAG CAGGTTGTCAAGCCCCTTTTGCAAGAGAGAACAAGGAAAAAAATTCAAGTTTTGCCAGGTTGCGGTCGAGATGAACTATTGAAA ataATGGATATTGCATCACTACCACATTTCTGTAGAAAAGATGGGTCAGGATCATCACGCAATTCAGAAAATGAAAACTGCTTTTCGCTGGATCATCCTTTTCATCAACAACTCTACAACTACATAAAGCAGCAGTCCTTAATCACTGAACCTGCTCAACCTATCAAACAGGGATCTTTTCATGTCGATCTACCCGAGCCAGCTGCTGAAGAAACAGAGATTGCTAAAAGCCTGGAGTCAGAGTTGCAAAAGTTTGAGAAGGGGAACATGCTGTCTAAGTCCACCGATGGCATCAAAACTGATGATGACTGA
- the LOC108458160 gene encoding phosphatidylinositol/phosphatidylcholine transfer protein SFH3-like isoform X2 codes for MGIVSQEAILELQALMDSVEEPLNITFQNVHQGFRAETLVRFLKAREWNVAKAHKMLVDCLHWRVQNTIDDMLAKPIVPSELYGAVRDSQLIGMSGYSREGLPVFAIGVGLSTFDKASVHYYVQSHIQINEYRDRVILPSASKKHGRPITTCIKVLDMTGLKLSALSKIKLLTIISTIDDLNYPEKTNTYYIVNAPYIFSACWKVVKPLLQERTRKKIQVLPGCGRDELLKIMDIASLPHFCRKDGSGSSRNSENENCFSLDHPFHQQLYNYIKQQSLITEPAQPIKQGSFHVDLPEPAAEETEIAKSLESELQKFEKGNMLSKSTDGIKTDDD; via the exons ATGGGGATCGTTTCTCAGGAAGCCATCCTTGAGTTGCAGGCATTGATGGATTCAG TCGAAGAGCCTCTCAACATTACATTTCAG AATGTCCATCAAGGTTTTAGAGCTGAAACATTGGTGCGGTTTCTAAAAGCAAGAGAATGGAATGTTGCCAAAGCCCATAAAATG TTGGTGGACTGCTTGCATTGGAGGGTGCAGAATACCATTGACGATATGTTAGCA AAACCCATTGTTCCTTCAGAACTTTATGGAGCAGTGCGTGATTCACAGCTCATAGGAATGTCTGGCTACTCAAGAGAG GGTCTTCCTGTCTTTGCTATTGGTGTGGGGCTTAGCACGTTTGACAAAGCATCT GTTCACTACTATGTGCAATCACATATTCAAATCAATGAATATCGGGATCGTGTAATTCTG CCTTCTGCGTCTAAAAAGCATGGGCGACCTATAACCACCTGTATAAAAGTATTAGATATGACTGGCCTGAAGCTTTCAGCACTGAGCAAAATAAAG TTGTTGACAATCATCTCCACAATTGATGACTTGAACTACCCAGAGAAGACAAATACATATTACATTGTAAATGCGCCATATATTTTCTCTGCTTGTTGGAAG GTTGTCAAGCCCCTTTTGCAAGAGAGAACAAGGAAAAAAATTCAAGTTTTGCCAGGTTGCGGTCGAGATGAACTATTGAAA ataATGGATATTGCATCACTACCACATTTCTGTAGAAAAGATGGGTCAGGATCATCACGCAATTCAGAAAATGAAAACTGCTTTTCGCTGGATCATCCTTTTCATCAACAACTCTACAACTACATAAAGCAGCAGTCCTTAATCACTGAACCTGCTCAACCTATCAAACAGGGATCTTTTCATGTCGATCTACCCGAGCCAGCTGCTGAAGAAACAGAGATTGCTAAAAGCCTGGAGTCAGAGTTGCAAAAGTTTGAGAAGGGGAACATGCTGTCTAAGTCCACCGATGGCATCAAAACTGATGATGACTGA
- the LOC108460564 gene encoding nudix hydrolase 2-like has translation MSASETSTPMNVNENEEQGLLDAINDRYGGVIVEVTQPMDSALFASVLSASMAQWRQQGKRGVWIKLPIQHVNLVEAAVKEGFWYHHAEPNYMMLVHWLPQGAHTLPANASHRVGIGAFVMNKNREVLVVQENIGRLRGTGVWKFPTGVVNEGEDLCAAAVREVKEETAIDTKFVQVLAFRQSHKVFFEKSDIFFLCLLEPLSFEIQKQESEIEAAKWMPIEEYAAQPFVQKYELLKCSVDICLAKKDGNYSGFSPVLTSSAFSNEKSYMYFNIHDLNKQ, from the exons ATGTCAGCATCAGAGACTTCAACTCCTATGAATGTCAATGAAAATGAAGAACAAGGACTTCTTGATGCAATCAACGATAGGTATGGGGGAGTAATTGTTGAAGTGACTCAACCTATGGACTCTGCCCTCTTTGCTTCTGTTCTTAGTGCTTCAATGGCACAGTGGCGACAGCAG GGTAAAAGAGGTGTGTGGATCAAATTGCCTATTCAGCACGTCAATCTTGTTGAAGCTGCTGTCAAG GAAGGATTTTGGTATCACCATGCTGAGCCTAATTATATGATGCTTGTTCATTGGCTGCCTCAAGGCGCACACACTCTTCCGGCAAACGCTTCGCACCGCGTGGGGATCGGCGCATTTGTGATGAACAAAAACAGAGAG GTTCTAGTGGTCCAAGAGAACATTGGACGATTACGAGGGACAGGTGTGTGGAAGTTCCCTACAGGTgttgtgaatgag GGAGAAGATCTCTGTGCAGCTGCAGTTAGAGAAGTCAAAGAAGAGACAGCA ATTGATACAAAATTTGTTCAAGTACTAGCATTCAG ACAAAGCCACAAGGTATTCTTTGAAAAGTCAGATATATTCTTCCTGTGCCTGTTGGAACCACTTTCTTTTGAAATCCAGAAGCAGGAATCTGAGATAGAGGCAGCTAAG TGGATGCCAATTGAAGAATATGCAGCACAGCCATTTGTCCAGAAATATGAGCTCTTAAAATGCAGTGTTGACATATGCTTAGCAAAGAAAGATGGCAACTATTCTGGCTTCTCTCCTGTGCTAACCTCATCGGCATTCTCCAACGAAAAGAGCTATATGTACTTCAATATTCATGACCTCAATAAGCAGTAA
- the LOC108458160 gene encoding uncharacterized protein LOC108458160 isoform X3 — protein MGIVSQEAILELQALMDSVEEPLNITFQNVHQGFRAETLVRFLKAREWNVAKAHKMLVDCLHWRVQNTIDDMLAKPIVPSELYGAVRDSQLIGMSGYSREGLPVFAIGVGLSTFDKASVHYYVQSHIQINEYRDRVILLLTIISTIDDLNYPEKTNTYYIVNAPYIFSACWKVVKPLLQERTRKKIQVLPGCGRDELLKIMDIASLPHFCRKDGSGSSRNSENENCFSLDHPFHQQLYNYIKQQSLITEPAQPIKQGSFHVDLPEPAAEETEIAKSLESELQKFEKGNMLSKSTDGIKTDDD, from the exons ATGGGGATCGTTTCTCAGGAAGCCATCCTTGAGTTGCAGGCATTGATGGATTCAG TCGAAGAGCCTCTCAACATTACATTTCAG AATGTCCATCAAGGTTTTAGAGCTGAAACATTGGTGCGGTTTCTAAAAGCAAGAGAATGGAATGTTGCCAAAGCCCATAAAATG TTGGTGGACTGCTTGCATTGGAGGGTGCAGAATACCATTGACGATATGTTAGCA AAACCCATTGTTCCTTCAGAACTTTATGGAGCAGTGCGTGATTCACAGCTCATAGGAATGTCTGGCTACTCAAGAGAG GGTCTTCCTGTCTTTGCTATTGGTGTGGGGCTTAGCACGTTTGACAAAGCATCT GTTCACTACTATGTGCAATCACATATTCAAATCAATGAATATCGGGATCGTGTAATTCTG TTGTTGACAATCATCTCCACAATTGATGACTTGAACTACCCAGAGAAGACAAATACATATTACATTGTAAATGCGCCATATATTTTCTCTGCTTGTTGGAAG GTTGTCAAGCCCCTTTTGCAAGAGAGAACAAGGAAAAAAATTCAAGTTTTGCCAGGTTGCGGTCGAGATGAACTATTGAAA ataATGGATATTGCATCACTACCACATTTCTGTAGAAAAGATGGGTCAGGATCATCACGCAATTCAGAAAATGAAAACTGCTTTTCGCTGGATCATCCTTTTCATCAACAACTCTACAACTACATAAAGCAGCAGTCCTTAATCACTGAACCTGCTCAACCTATCAAACAGGGATCTTTTCATGTCGATCTACCCGAGCCAGCTGCTGAAGAAACAGAGATTGCTAAAAGCCTGGAGTCAGAGTTGCAAAAGTTTGAGAAGGGGAACATGCTGTCTAAGTCCACCGATGGCATCAAAACTGATGATGACTGA